From the Vibrio natriegens NBRC 15636 = ATCC 14048 = DSM 759 genome, the window ATACATCACCAACTTCATCACTACCACAGCCGGCAAGCAGGGTTAGTAAGCTTAAAGCAAGTATGCGTTTTTTCATTATTTTGGCCTTCATGAGAAAAGTTTGTGGATTTAATCTATCAGACGTTAGCGAGTAAAACAAAATTTGGCGTTACCTCAGGACTTTAGCTAGGTTTGTTATAGGCTTCATGCTAAGGTACAGCCTCAAAACGAAGCTACGCGATACGACTTTTAAGTTCAGAGGTATCCCACACGGATTTTGTTGTCGATACAAGACGCAATTTGCTTTCGCTTTTGACTTGCTACTACTTTGTAGCCTGTGATTGTTAAGGTATGTAAATGAATGAAATACAGTTAGCCAGCATAGAACGCAAGAACGCGTGGCTGCATGATCTGGTCGAAGTCGAGTTTCCTACACCCGAAAGTTTGAAAGGGCGAGACATCTACTTTCAAACGCTAAAACAGCAACAATACCAAATCGTTGATAAAGACTCGTTGTTGGCCGGTGAGGCGGAGTGCAAAACTGACGATATCTTCCTCGTAGATTTCCATCGATTGACCATTATGTTTTCACTTCTTCAATCGCAGCGCTGGGATAAGCAATACGATAAAGACATGGTGGTTGAATACCTGACTCAAATCATTTTGACACCAGATTTTGAACTGTATGTCGGTTTTAAAGACGGAAGTCCTATTGGCGCTGCTATCACTAGCCATTTTGAAGGCAATACACTCATTTCAGATGTCGCTGTTTCTGATGTAATAGAGAAAAGCCAATTTGAGTCTGATCTAGCGAAGCGATTAGATAACGAAGCAAAACTTTGTGAGACAGTAATTATCGAGCGTTAACACATTCATCGCCATCTCTATAACGCAGCATCGCTAACCCTTTAATAACTGACGAAACTTTGCAATCAAGCGCCAAATTCTAATGTTATACGTGTTGCTGCGTTCGAACATTTTCCCCCTTCTCTACAGCTCTGGTCATTGGCTCTCGCAATATATCGAACATCCTATTAAAAAGTTCACACTTTTAACGGTAACTAGATAGAAATCGGTGATCTTGATTTAAAAAAAGATAATTCTTCGAATTCATTTTTGCGAAATGCAGAGTTCATCGTTTAAACAATCCTAAACTCAAATATTATTGTTCTACAAAACAAAATAAGCTCAGCAATATTTTTAACGTGTTTGGGGGAAGGTAATGGCAATTAATAATGTTAAGTGCGTGATTTTTGATTGTGATGGAACACTGGTCGATAGTGAGCGTTTGTGTTGTCAGGCTTTAGTTCATGTATTCAACCAGTACGGTGCTGAACTCACTATCGATGAATGCGTGTCTCACTTCAAAGGTGGCAAACTCGCCGACATTTTAAGAGATACCAAAGCGTTAATGAATATTAATGTGCCGATTGACGTACTCGAACCCGAATATCGCCAGGAACTACAAAAGCTTTTCGTTCGACACTTACAACCTATGGATGGTGCCAAACAACTGCTGAACTTTTTTGATTCGCATAACATTGAATATTGCGTCGCTTCTAATGGTCCGAAAGACAAAATAGAATATGCTTTGGAACTGACAGGGTTACTGGATTCTTTTAAAGGCAAAGTGTTTTCCGCGTTCGATGCAAATAGCTGGAAGCCTGAGCCAGATTTGCTGATGTACTCAGCAATGAATATGGGATTTTTACCCAGCGATTGTCTCTATATAGATGACACGCCTAAAGGTGTAGAAGCTGGAATAAATGCTGGTATCAAAACAGTGCATCTATTTAATGGTGAAGACATTAACCGTGTCGACGACGAACGCGTAATAAAAATTCAGCATTTTGATGAATTAAAAGAGCAGTTGTTAGGCTGCTCTATATAAGGCATACATCGTAATCAAACCAGTAGTTAGTGACATATGCGACTTAAACTGTGGATGTGTTTAACTTTGGATTGTAAGTAAGGCGTTCGATGTAAACATTGGATTGAAGAAAAGCTTTTCGTATGAAAACCGCAAGCCGCGCAAGTGAACTTTTCGCCAT encodes:
- a CDS encoding HAD-IA family hydrolase, with the protein product MAINNVKCVIFDCDGTLVDSERLCCQALVHVFNQYGAELTIDECVSHFKGGKLADILRDTKALMNINVPIDVLEPEYRQELQKLFVRHLQPMDGAKQLLNFFDSHNIEYCVASNGPKDKIEYALELTGLLDSFKGKVFSAFDANSWKPEPDLLMYSAMNMGFLPSDCLYIDDTPKGVEAGINAGIKTVHLFNGEDINRVDDERVIKIQHFDELKEQLLGCSI